A genome region from Pseudanabaena sp. Chao 1811 includes the following:
- a CDS encoding methionine gamma-lyase family protein produces the protein MTSDKMKLLVAEAVTALAPTFTKIDLHVKTNLERVLQAFRDRRVGAHHFASVSGYGHGDMGRDVLDEVFAQVMGAESAAVRVQFVSGTHAIACCLFGILRPLDELLSVVGAPYDTLEEVIGYPLTSDSTGANYAGSLKDFGITYRQVELTPEGGVNWEALAKAVKPQTRMVLIQRSCGYAWRQSLSIEDIERIIQLVKQQNPNTVCFVDNCYGEFISDREPTAVGADLMAGSLIKNPGGTIATAGGYVAGKAEYVELAAQRLTAPGIGREGGATFDLNRLLFQGLFLAPQMVGEAMKGSHLAAYVFDKLGYQVKPLPYEPRRDIIQAIQLGDPKKLIEFCRNLQRFSPIDSYVDPVPGEMPGYVSQLVMAGGTFIDGSTLELSADGPLREPYTVFLQGGTHWTHVAIALENFQIDDLQ, from the coding sequence ATGACCTCTGACAAAATGAAACTGCTGGTTGCAGAAGCAGTTACAGCCCTTGCGCCTACTTTCACTAAAATCGATCTTCATGTAAAAACAAATCTCGAAAGAGTTTTGCAAGCTTTTCGCGATCGCCGTGTGGGCGCACATCATTTTGCCAGTGTGTCAGGCTATGGACATGGGGATATGGGACGCGATGTCTTGGATGAAGTTTTTGCACAGGTTATGGGCGCAGAGTCCGCCGCCGTGCGGGTGCAGTTTGTCTCAGGAACCCATGCGATCGCCTGTTGTCTATTCGGGATTTTGCGGCCCCTTGATGAGCTTTTATCTGTAGTCGGCGCACCCTACGACACCCTCGAAGAAGTCATTGGCTATCCCCTCACCTCCGATAGTACAGGTGCTAACTATGCAGGTTCGCTCAAGGATTTTGGAATTACCTATCGTCAAGTAGAACTCACCCCTGAAGGCGGCGTAAATTGGGAAGCTTTAGCAAAAGCAGTCAAACCCCAAACGCGGATGGTTTTAATCCAGCGTTCCTGCGGCTATGCGTGGCGGCAGAGTTTATCGATTGAAGATATCGAAAGAATTATTCAATTGGTTAAGCAACAAAATCCGAATACTGTCTGTTTTGTCGATAACTGCTATGGCGAATTTATTAGCGATCGCGAACCAACGGCAGTAGGTGCTGACCTCATGGCAGGTTCCCTGATCAAAAACCCAGGGGGAACGATCGCTACCGCAGGCGGCTATGTGGCAGGCAAAGCCGAATATGTCGAACTTGCTGCCCAAAGGCTCACTGCCCCCGGAATTGGACGAGAAGGCGGCGCAACCTTTGACCTTAATCGACTTCTATTTCAAGGTTTATTCCTTGCACCACAAATGGTTGGCGAAGCGATGAAGGGGAGTCACCTTGCAGCCTATGTCTTTGATAAATTGGGCTATCAAGTCAAACCCCTACCCTACGAGCCTCGACGCGATATTATTCAAGCGATTCAATTGGGCGATCCGAAAAAATTAATTGAATTCTGTCGTAATCTTCAGCGCTTTTCCCCCATTGATTCCTATGTCGATCCTGTCCCTGGGGAAATGCCAGGCTATGTTAGCCAGTTAGTCATGGCAGGGGGAACCTTCATTGATGGCAGTACCTTAGAGCTTTCCGCAGATGGTCCCCTGCGTGAACCCTATACTGTATTTCTCCAAGGCGGAACCCATTGGACGCATGTTGCGATCGCCCTTGAGAATTTCCAGATTGATGATTTACAGTAG
- a CDS encoding two-component system response regulator: protein MIKNKATILVVDDTQYNIQTLSNILINQGYDVLEATDGISAINLAKTNIPSLILLDIKMPDMDGYEVCINLKSDPLTQQIPVIFISAIDRIEEKVEAFAVGGIDFINKPFHLVEVLARIETHLRISSLQAQLLEQTQLLENQNLILKTEISNLTGFNWDLYADLKSAIEREELRLFYQPIVNLRTELITGFEALIRWQHPVHGILSPVSFVELMETTNLVYPIGLWVLETACKQLQSWQQKFPNYVNLTMSVNVSTKQLTEFNLVENIRKILDNYQINPNCLKLEITEITVMGDRDRTLQIIHQLKDLDIQFCIDDFGTGYSSLRRLTDFPIDILKIDRSFIYNEEWIIVKAIGSLAFTLGKSVVVEGIETLSQLKMLKTLFSSSLTKCYGQGYLFSKPLDTESAYQVLENNKVFMTDS, encoded by the coding sequence ATGATCAAAAACAAAGCGACCATTCTTGTTGTCGATGATACACAATACAATATACAAACGCTCTCAAATATTCTTATTAACCAAGGCTATGATGTTTTAGAAGCAACAGATGGTATCAGTGCGATTAATCTTGCTAAGACGAATATACCAAGTTTAATTTTGCTGGATATTAAAATGCCAGATATGGATGGTTATGAAGTTTGTATTAACTTAAAAAGCGATCCATTAACCCAGCAAATACCAGTTATTTTTATTAGTGCTATTGATAGAATCGAAGAAAAAGTCGAAGCTTTTGCTGTCGGTGGGATTGACTTTATTAATAAACCATTTCATTTAGTTGAAGTATTAGCAAGAATCGAAACTCACCTGCGAATTAGTTCTCTGCAAGCTCAACTTCTAGAGCAAACTCAACTTTTAGAGAATCAAAATCTGATTTTAAAAACAGAAATTTCCAATTTAACGGGATTTAATTGGGATTTATATGCAGATTTAAAAAGTGCTATTGAGCGCGAAGAATTACGATTATTTTACCAACCAATTGTCAATTTAAGAACAGAGCTAATTACTGGATTTGAAGCCCTAATTCGGTGGCAGCATCCCGTACATGGTATTCTTTCACCCGTAAGCTTTGTGGAACTTATGGAAACAACCAACTTAGTATATCCGATTGGTCTATGGGTCTTAGAGACTGCTTGTAAGCAACTCCAATCTTGGCAACAAAAGTTTCCTAATTATGTCAATTTGACCATGAGTGTCAATGTATCCACAAAACAACTAACAGAGTTTAATTTAGTGGAAAACATAAGAAAAATTTTAGACAATTATCAAATTAATCCTAATTGCTTAAAGTTAGAAATCACGGAAATTACGGTCATGGGCGATCGCGATCGCACTTTGCAAATTATTCATCAACTTAAAGATTTAGATATTCAGTTTTGCATTGATGACTTTGGTACAGGTTATTCATCTTTGCGGAGATTAACGGATTTTCCCATTGATATTCTCAAGATTGATCGTTCTTTTATCTACAATGAAGAGTGGATAATTGTCAAAGCTATTGGTTCTCTAGCTTTTACTTTAGGAAAAAGTGTTGTAGTTGAGGGAATAGAAACACTTTCACAATTAAAAATGCTCAAAACTCTATTTTCTTCTTCTCTCACGAAATGTTATGGACAAGGATACTTATTTTCTAAGCCTCTCGATACTGAATCTGCTTACCAAGTACTGGAAAACAATAAGGTATTTATGACTGATAGTTAG